The region TGCTTTCCAGAGCATAATTTACTGCTCCTTTGGAATTACTGTTGATTTCAAAGGGCTCAAACTCCTAGTGAATTGtgactatttaaaaatatatacatactgtcatttttctttccaaagacatgtttggaaggtttttttggttttttgtttgttgtttttttgggggggttgttttgtttttcctataaAAAGTATAAATAACTTTAAATTGATGCAGTTTCATTTATCTTGGAATTTTGAATGCTATTAACTTACCTCCTACAGCATGTAGAATAGCTTCAGGTGCACACGTATCCCATTTCTTGCATCCAGGACTGGCAAACACATAAGCAGATGCCTTGCCTTCTATAAGTTGAATGATCTGTTACGAAGAGAAAGTCACAATCATTGCAAAGGATCTAGGCATTTAGAAACAGGTAAAAATAACACCAGGAAACAGGCATCAGATCACTGTCAGAAAAGGAACACCAGCCATTTCTAATATTACAATAAATTATATTAAGGTTTAGAAAGCTATACCGTATTACCATTCTGCATCATCTATTTTTGATTGTTATAGATACAGTCTATAGGATGAAAATCTGGTTTTAGTTTCAGAAACAAGAATTCCCACCTTGTGGAAGTACTacaaaaataaagtagaaaCTATATCCATGTTGTCTTGGTGCCATTTTGGGCCTTGCATTTGTTGGAAGAAGGAGATTGGAGGGTCTGTTTTTGACAACCATGACAAAACTAGGCTTTCAAAACTGTAGCAAATGAGTATTCCGTGTATGCAGAGAAggttttcaaaggaaatatcACTGTTTACTTCTAGTTTTATCCTTTGGTATGTGCTTCTAGATAGTTGGAACAAAAACCATCTTAACATAGACAGGAGGAAATGCCTAAAATTatgattaaattgtattccCGTTTAGTCATTCTggtcttattttttattttcttctctagaAACATAATATTGGGGAAGATGGACCTCAGCCATGGCCAGCATGGCCATTGTTACAAATAAACCTGTACAAATTCTGACTCTGTGCCCTATAGCAGCATGAATGCTAAGAGAGAAGttgtgctggggaaggaggacaAAGTCTCCACCACATTCATGCAAGTAAGCaaattacttctttaaaaaatatttttcttttcctaaaagtAATAAGGTTTCTTTgtcccaacaacaacaacaacaacaacaacaacaaaaaaagattcGGAGTTTTCATACCTTGTTTCCTGCCCCTCCGACTCTGATGACACTGTCAGGGTTCAGGGCACTGATGCAGTCATTTACCAGAGTACTGCTGTGAGAACGAGTGGTAACAATGATGTGTTTCCCAGCAGGTGCTTCTGTGAGCTGAAATCCAAAGGCACCCATGCCCAGGACCCCCCAGATTGTCCTGCCCAACACAGCATTAGCTCCTGCCTAGGAAAAAGGTACACAGCTCCAGGTAATGGCTTATCATAGGGATCAACATTTAAAGCACAAGTGGAGAGAAGTACCTAGACAAAACTTTGCTTATTAAGGAGTATAATATTACTACTGGGATATACATTTAAACAGTGGCACGTAAAAAGAACTACCCTGGAGCCCAGAGTGAGAAATTGGCTCTCTTTCCCTCTAAGGCAATGATAtcatttactgttttcttatCTGTGACATTGTGGTGATGCATTATATCCTGTGTCTAATTACTGGCAAATTAATATTTGTATATTTCTCTACTTCATGCACAATCCCTAAGTGAAGATATTGTTACTGTCATTTTATACATTTCATCATAGATATCACCTAGAACATATAGAATCAGCTGATGATATGCATTAcatcagatttttctttaaattctaGTGAGTGTCACTAATCAGACTGCTTCAAGAGCTTTTCAACCCCTCACAGATAGTACTGAAATAATGTCCAAACGTGTAAACGCCTGTAGGTTGGACTTACACCTGAAACCCGGCCTGATGCACTCTAACCCAGCTGTCAGTGACAGGTACGCTTGGTTTATTTAGGGCTGCGTATTTCTGGCAGTTACCACACATCACAAATGCGCCTATTGCATGGATTTACTAAAGAATTTCTAGCAAAGACTGCAAAAATAACAATCTGTACTCGTTTTACAATATGTACTTTGTATGTACTGTAGTAATATGTACAGTACGTACATAATATATGCTGTATTAGTGCATTACACAAGCCTTAGGATTTAGTGTGGCTGTTAGTAGGTCCCTGAGATTCAGTTCCCGGAAACCAACACTCATAATTTTATACATTCAATAAAAACACCACCACTTTGTATTACAACATTAACTCCACTACACACTGCTTTTCAGTTGAGACTGTGCTAACTAGAAGTGACAATTAGAAATCATCTAATGCTTTTAAACAAATCAATGCATTTAATACCTCGTAGTTGTAGTATGGCTGGTTAATAACTCCTGCTATTGCTTTGCCTCCATAAGCAATTCCAATTAGAACTGTTACGTGATCAAGGAGACCTGTACAGAAATAATATCAATGTAGTCAAGCTTGAAAAAGAtaaagtgtatatatatatatatatatataaaaataaaccttcaATAAAAGTCCACAAGTCGGTATGCAGGTTGgtatcttaaaaatgaaaatactaataATGATTTTTCAGGTGTAATAGGTTGGttgatgtaattttttttagtcATTTAGCCTTCAGGTCTGCAAAAAAAATTCCCTTTATAGAATTATCTTAATATAACTATATTATAAATAATAGACAACTAAATAGTAGTATATTATTACATTCTTCTATAATTGTGGTGTGAATTCTTTAATGGTATTCAAAAATAGCAACTTGTTGACAGCTGTACATCTCTTTCcctgaaaaagggaaaaaaatctgcctaAAAGATTTTACATTAATCAACTAAAAGATGCAGCAAGAAGATAAAGTGAGGTTTCAGCATATCGGGTTTtggaggtttttctttttttttttttccttcattttaggttttattttaaattaggctttgctgaaaacattttcttcccgTAACTAAAGAATTATGAGTTAGGggaagatgttttattttgaaagagctACAAATACAGATGTGGTACTTGGGTTGTTTGAAGAGGAGGATGCATAATTCAGCATATTGCTGTGCG is a window of Columba livia isolate bColLiv1 breed racing homer chromosome 3, bColLiv1.pat.W.v2, whole genome shotgun sequence DNA encoding:
- the BPNT1 gene encoding 3'(2'),5'-bisphosphate nucleotidase 1 isoform X2; the encoded protein is MSICASLARKFPKVTIIGEEDLPADDVNEELIEDGHSEEILMKTCPAQYTGIKEEELVIWVDPLDGTKEYTEGLLDHVTVLIGIAYGGKAIAGVINQPYYNYEAGANAVLGRTIWGVLGMGAFGFQLTEAPAGKHIIVTTRSHSSTLVNDCISALNPDSVIRVGGAGNKIIQLIEGKASAYVFASPGCKKWDTCAPEAILHAVGGKITDIHGNSFQYNKEVKHMNSAGVLATLRNYDYYASRIPNAVKQSLVP